Genomic DNA from Thermosipho ferrireducens:
TGGAATTGTAGGATTTGGTGTAGCAGTGGATTATTTGAATTCGATAGGTTTTGAAAACATTTCCGAACATGTGTCTGAATTAACACAATACGCTATAGATAAAATTTCTAAGTTAGATTTTGTTGAAATATATGGACCACTTAATGAGGAACATCATGCTATATTAAGTTTCAACATTGATGGTGTGCACCCACACGATGTTGCGCACATGCTTGATCAGGAATTCGGTATAGCAGTAAGAAGTGGGCATCATTGTGCTCAGCCACTTATGAGTATTTTAAAAGATGAAAGCAAGTTGTCCTTATTTCCTAATGCAACCTGTCGGGCGAGTTTTTATATTTATAACACAAAAGATGATATAGATATTCTTGTTGATGGAATAAAGTTCGTGAAGAGGTGGTTTAGTTGATGTATTCAGAACTTGTTATGGATTATGCAAAATTAACGAAATATAAGGGAAAGTTAAATAATGCAACTTTTATACAAGAAGGGAAGAACTTATCGTGTGGTGATGAAATAACGTTGTATGTGAAGATAGAAAGTGATAAAGTTAAAGAAATAAAGTTTGAAGGTATCGGTTGTGCAATTAGTCAGGCATCTGCAAATCTTATGATAGAAACTGTGAGTGGGAAGAATTTATCTGAAGTGAAGGAAATAATTAAAAATGCCGTGGCAATGGCAAGAGGAGAGGAATTTTCTGAAGAAGTGTTGGAAACAGTGGCACAACTGGCAGATATAAAAAATTATCCAATGAGAATTAAGTGTTTTCTTCTTGCGTGGAAAACATTGGAAATGGCTTTAAATGAAAAATAATGATTTGAAAAAGGTTCCCCGTATGGGGAACCTTTTTTTCGATTTTTTAGATTACATTGGGTAATATCCTCTTTTCTTAACAGCTTCTGCTACTCTCTGTATCGCAACTATGTAAGCAGCTGTTCTCATGTCTGTATTGTATTTTTGTTTAGTTGCGTAAACTTCTCCAAATGATTTAATCATAATCTTTGTTAATTTCTTTCTGATATCTTCAATTTCCCAGAAATGGCTTTGTAAATCCTGGACCCATTCAAAGTAAGATACTGTAACACCACCAGCGTTTGCAAGGATATCAGGAACGATTAAAATGTCTTTTGAATTGAGAATTTCTTCTGCTTCCCTTGTTGTAGGTCCATTTGCACCTTCAATTATTATTTTTGCTTTGACTTCTTTTGCAATTTTATCATCTATTGCATTTTCAAGAGCTGCTGGAATTAAGATATCTACGTCGAGTGTAAGAAGTTCTTCGTTTGTTATAGGAGTTCCTTTTGGATAACCTTTTATAACTCCCCCATTTTCATCTCTATACTTAATAAGCTCATCAATATCTAAGCCGTTTTCGTTGTAAATACCGCCACTTACATCACTGACTGCAACTATTTTTGCACCATATTCTTCGTTTAAAATCTTTGCACTGAATGATCCAACGTTTCCAAATCCCTGTATTGCAACAGTAGCTTTTGAAATGTCGATACCTTTTACTTTACAGGCTTCTGCTGATGTTATTGCAACGCCCCTACCAGTAGCTTCCGGTCTACCTTCAGAACCTCCTATGTCAAGAGGCTTACCGGTAACTACACCGAGTGTTGTGTATCCCACATTCATGCTGTATGTATCCATGTACCATGCCATGATTTTTGCGTTTGTATTCACATCAGGGGCTGGTATATCTTTAGCTGGACCTACCATCATGTGGATTTCAGAGAAAAACCTTCTGCTTAATTTTTCAAGTTCTCTTTCGGAAAGTTTTGATGGATCGACTCTCACTCCACCTTTACCGCCGCCATATGGAAGGTTAACAACAGCACACTTCCACGTCATCCAGAAAGCAAGTGAAGAAACTTCGTCGAGGTTTGTTTCCGGATGGTATCTTATGCCGCCCTTAGCAGGCCCGCGAGCAGTGTTATGCTGCACTCTATATCCTTCAAATATTTCTACTCTACCATCGTCCATGACAACTGGAAAATGGACAACCAGAGATCTTTGAGGCCAGAGCAAAAAATTTCCAATTCTTGGATCTAAGTCCATGAGTTCTGCTGCCTTTAGGAACTGTTTCTGTGCCATTTCATAAAGAGGACCGGGGGTTTGTAAATTTCCGAGTTTGCTAATCTCCATTTTTATACCTCCCTGAATTTAGTGGTGCAACTTAATTATTGCTTATTTGTGTAACTTTGGCAAACTCGATATTTTGTGAAAATCCTAACATAATTTGTTTTCATAGACAAATATTGTTCTTTTCTTTTCATTGCAAAAGTATGCTAATTTTAGCTTCTTTATATATTTCAGTAAGTGTCAACAAAAGATTAACAAATAAACTGTTTATGAAAGCCCAACAATATTTCCGTCATCATCAATATCTATATTCACGGCGTTTGGTATTCTGGAAAGACCGGGCATTCTCATAATATCTCCAGCAAGAGCTACTACGAATCCCGCTCCTGCTGAAAGTTCAAAATCACGTATTGTGAAAGCATAATCAGATGGTGCATTAAGTTTTTTTGGATCATCAGAAATGCTTGCCTGGGTTTTTGCAACAATTACAGGCAGATTTGAATATCCGTGTTTTTCTAAAAACTTTAATTTGGCTTTGGCTTTATCAGTATAAATAACGTTACCTGCCCTATAAATTTCTTTAGCTAATATTTCAATTTTTTCTTTTATGGACATGTTCGAATTTATGAGAGGTGTGGCACAGTTTTCTTTCGCATTTTCTATTATGAGTTTTGCGAGTTCTTCTGCGCCTTTACTTCCTTTTTCAAATGCTCGAACGAATGCGTGTGGAACTTTGCAATATTTTGAAAATTGATTTAATTCTTTTTCAGTGTCTGTATCAAAAACATTTAAAGCAACTATTACAGGTACATTGTATTTTTTTAAGTTCTCATAATGTACAAAAAGGTTTCCCATCCCTTTTAACATAGCTTCTACATTTTCTTTTGAGAGTTCGTCTTTTTTTACTCCACCGTGATATTTGAGAGCTTTAATTGTGGCCACCAAAACCACGGCATTCACGTTAAATCCTGCAATCGGTGAGACAAAATCGAGGAATTTTTCAGCTCCAAGATCGGCAGCAAAACCGGCTTCAGTAACTACATAATCGGATAATTTCAACGCTATCTTTGTTGCAATAATGCTATTTGTTCCATGAGCTATGTTGGCAAAAGGACCGCCGTGAATAAATGCAGGAGTATTTTCTATTGTTTGAACAAGATTTGGATTTATGGCATCTTTTAAAAGAGCTGCCATTGCACCTTGAACGTTTAAATCTTTGACTTTTACTAACTTTTTATCGTATGTTTGTGCAACTACAATATTTGAAATCTTCTTCTTCAGATCTTTTAAATCTTTTGCAAGACATAGTATTGCCATTATTTCAGAGGCAGCTGTTATTATAAAACCCTCTTCTCGAGGATGTCCGTTTGCACTTCCACCTAACGCTATAACAATATTTCTAAGCGCGCGATCATTCATATCAATAGCTCGTTTCCAATAAACTTTTGTGGGATCTATTTTTAGTTCATTGCCAAATTTTATATGAGCGTCAATTACTGCTGAGAGAAGATTATGAGCGGCGGTTACAGCATGGATGTCTCCTGTGAAATGGAGGTTGATGTTTTCCATTGGAAGAACTTGAGAATAACCTCCACCAGCTGCCCCTCCTTTTATACCAAATACAGGGCCAAGCGAAGGTTCTCTTAAAGTAACTATGGAGTTTTTTCCTAATTTATTAAGTGCCATGGAAAGACCTATGCTTGTAGTGGTTTTTCCTTCTCCAGCGGGTGTTGGTGTAATAGCTGTCACCAATATTAATTTTCCATCATTTTTATTTTTTAACGTATCAAGTATTTTGTGGTCAATTTTTGCGATGTATTTACCATATGGTTCTACGTATTTTTCTGGAATGTTTAAAGAATCAGCGATTTCAGAAATTTTTTTCAATTTGGCTTCGTGAGCTATTTCTATATCACTTTTCACCAGACTCCCCTCCTGTTATTTCAAATTTTGTAAATCCATTGTAGCTCTCTAAATGAATTTTTAAATTCATTTGTTCGCATAATGTTTTAACAATGAATAACCCCAAACCATGACCTTTTGATGAGCGTGATTTGTAAAATCTTTCAAAAATTTTTGATTGTTCCTCTTTACTTATTCCTTTTCCATGGTCAATAACAACGATACTGTTTTTATATAATTGTACTTCAAATGGAGGAGAACCATGTTGTATAGCATTATCAAGTAAAATTGAGATGATTCTTTCTAATCCTTTTTCATTGGCTACAATTGTTCCTTCGCCTGAAAGTAATATTTTTTTGCCATATTGTTTTTCCTTTTCTGCTACTATTTGTGAGACTAATTTTTTAAGTTCTATTGGTGTCAGTTCAAGAGTAACGTTACTTGAGATAAACAGCATATTTTCAACTAAATGTTTCATAGTGTAAGCTGTTTCACAAATAGAATTTATTGATTCTTCAAGTACTTCTTTATTTTTACTTCCCCATCTTTTCAACATTTCAGTGTATCCTATTAAATTAGCTATTGGTGTTTTTAATTCATGTGACACGTTTGAAACAAATTCCTCCTGAAGTTTGTAATACTTTTCTAATCTTTCCATAAGTTTGTTAAATTTTTCTATTAATTCGTCTACTTCATCGTGGGTATTCGGTTTCAATAATCTAAATCCAAGATCTCTTCCGTCTAAAGATTCTATTTGTTTTACAAAACTTCGGAGATGCTTGGTAGAGGAACGTGTTATAAAAAAAGTAAGGACGGTTACAATCCCGGAGGAGAGTATTACCATAAATACAAACAAAATTTTTATGCGCTCTACAAAATTAATTGTAGGGGTTATATCCCGGCCGATTATTACTTTTGAGGGAAAGGAAAGAAATATGTAGTATCTATTGTCGATCTTTTTGAGCCCTTTTTCTGTTATTGGTCCTATCCCATAAGGATCAAGAACTACTTTTCCATTTTTAGACACATAAAAATCTCGACGAGGCCCCATCCACATCATTCCCTGCATCATTCCAGACATGTTTCCTTTGTTCATTATGTTGTTAAAAATATGGGGAATTGATGAAATATCTTTTATTTGAGTATTTATTGCTGTCTGCTTTACTAAAAGGTATATACCAGTTAAAACTATTGACATGACTATTGTTACCACTAAAGTGGTCACCAGAGTAATTTTTGTTGACAGACTCACAACTTTTCCTCCTGCTTTTCATTTAATATTTTTCTTAACTCATCTTTTTTAAAAGTGTATTTTGTATTACACCATTTACAGATTACCTCTGCTTCTCCTTTTTGAATTAGAAAATTTAATTCTTTTTCTGGTAACACTTTCAATGAATTGATAGCTTTGCTTTGTGTGCAGTCACATGAAAAAGAAACTTCTGTGGTAAGTACTTCTTCTAAATTATTTTCAAATACATATTTTAACACTTCTATTGGTGAATTTTCATAAAGGGCTTTTGTAATAGGATTTATTTTTGTAAATCTTTTTTCTATTTCTGTTACAATTTTATCATCAATGGAACCGTTTAAAATTTGAATTATCAACCCTCCTGAGTTTGTGATATTTCCACTTTCGTCAAATGATAGTCCTAATGAGATAGCTGTTGGGATTTGTTCAGAAATTGTAAAATAATAGGCTAAATCTTCTGCAATTTCTCCTGTTTTAAGTGGAACTGAAGATATGTAAGGATTTTTAAGACCTAAATCTCTTATAACTTTTAAAGTCCCTTTACCTATAACTTCTTTAAGACTATTAAATTTGTGCTCTGGAGGTAATTCCAAATTTTTCGGTATAACGTAACCTCTTACTCGTCCGGAAGCTCTTACCTGAGAGGCGATTTTTTTTAAAACCCCTTTTCCTTCTATGAGAAGCGTCCATGTTTCGTTAATTGAGAGCCATGGAAGAACAAGTGAAACTCCTGTTATTGCTCTTCCAAGAGCAATAGCAGGTAACAAAGAAAGATTATGTTTTCTTATGGTTTCTTTAACCAGCTCGGTGCTATTTATAACGGAGAATCTTACATTAGCATTATAAGCTGTGCCGTAATGTAACCTGGTCATTTTAAAATATTCGCTCCTTTTTAAAGATTAATTTAGATATTTTCTGGTAGCGGCTTTTACAGCATCAATATTGTCAGAAAACATTACTTTTTTGACTTCGAAATTTATGAGATTGTTCTTATAAACAATTTCCAGAATTTTATCTACATGCTTTTGTGATGGAATATAGAGAATTGGTATTACATGAAAGTCTTTTTCACCGAATAAAACCAACCAATAAACAGGCATGTTTTTCATTCAATTCCACCTCCCTGGTTTTAGCTTTTTTTGGTACAGTTAAATTAAATGTCTTACAATATGTATCTGTGTTTCTTAAAATCGGTGGAATCGTGGAAAATTAAGGATAAACAGGAACCAAAAAACATGGATGGAAAATAAACAGACGGGTTTCAACCTTATTATACAACATTTTTGACATATTTTGCAAGTGTGCAAAATTTTAGTTCTCTGTCAGATGATTTGATACAGAGTTGGCGAGGTTGGTCTCCCTTTCATGTCATTCCGAACCCGAAGGGTGAGGAATCTTGATTTAGCGAGAATTAGCGAGGTTAGCGAGAGTTAGTAAAATAAAATCCTTCGTCATTACATTCCTCGGGATTACAAAAAAACAAGATTCCTCACATGCGTTCGGAATGACAAAAGACAGCAAGATTGGCGAAGGTTACCAAGGATTAATGAGGGTTAGTAAAATATGAATTAAAATTGATATTCAATTTTTAAGGTTTTGGTTGAATATATTCGTAAAATTAGCTTATAGTAAATTTCTTCCTTTAATTCATGAGCACACTTTGTTATGCTTGGCTATGAAAATTAGTTTGTTATTGATAGAATAATAAGGGGGTGAATTTATGTCAACAAAAGAAAGTTTTTATAAAAACGAAATTTCCAGAAAAAATCCTCTTTTTTCAAGGATGAGAGTTACTGTTGAAACGGCATTTTACAGAAACAACGTAGAAACAGTATCCACACCAAAGGAAGCTTATAAACTGGCATTAAAGTCTCCTGGGACAATAGTGACTGATTGGGAGGTTTACAAGCCAGAATTTTTAGGGCTTGATAGGGGGACTAAAGTGCTTCTTTTCAACGATGGTGCGATTACAGGAAGATATGCAGCAGGTAGAAGAATTATAGGCACGCCGGGAATTGATGATGAAAAATATGCTGAAATAGTTCGTGAGGCGGTTTACAGGTCTCGTTATAAAAAAATGTACCACGGTATATCATTTACAGGGTTATCAAGAGAGTTTATGGTAAAAAACCATATTTTAATACCCGAGGGTCATGAAAATTTGTTATACAATTGGTTATTAAATTTCCAGTTTCCATCACCGGAATATGAAAAGATGTATCTTGACTCTGAAAAATTTGAGGATGGAGATATATATATATTTACGGATCCTGATTGGACACATCCAGATTATCCATTTGGTCTGGCTATATTTGATCCTGATCATAATTGCGCTGCTATTCTTGGAATGCGTTATTTTGGAGAGTTTAAAAAGGGTACTTTAACACTTGGATGGGCAACAGCGAATAGGAATAATTTTGTCTCTTGCCATGGTGGTCTTAAAAGATTTGAATGCAAAGATAAAATATATGTTACCGCATTTTTTGGTCTTTCAGGCTCAGGGAAGTCTACGCTAACCCATGCAAAGCATGGTGGTAAATACAGAATAAGTGTGCTACATGACGATGCTTTTATAATTTCCCTGGATAATCTTTCTTCGATAGCTCTTGAACCATCTTATTTTGATAAAACGTCTGATTATCCAAGCGATTCGATGGATAATAAATACCTGTTAACTGTGCAAAATTGCGGTGTTACTAAGGATGAAAAAGGTAGAATAATTCCAGTTATGGAAGATATTCGTAATGGTAATGGTAGAGCTATTAAATCAAAGTTATGGTCACAAAATAGAATGGACAAAATTGACGAACCTATAAATTCAATATTCTGGCTTATGAGAGATCCGGTCTTACCACCTGTGGTTAAGATAGATGATGTTATACTTGCTTCTACTATGGGTGCTGCTCTTACTACAAAAAGAACTACTGCAGAAAAACTTGATTCTGGTGTCGATCCAAACGCTCTTGTATTTGAACCATATGCGAATCCTTTTAGAACATACCCTCTTGTTGACGATTATATGAAGTTTAAGAGACTGTTTGAAAAAGGCGTGGAGTGTTACATATTGAATACAGGATATTTTCTTGAAAAGAAAATACCGAAAGAGGTTACAATATCAATAGTTGAAAAGATAATGGAGAATAAGTTAACCTGGAAAAGCTGGATAAAAGATTTAAGATATGGTGTGATAGATGGATTTGAACCGCCAGAAAGTTCTGAATACAAACATTTACTTAAAGAATCTATACTTCGAAGGTTAAAATTTATAGTGTTGAAAAAGACAGAAAATGGTGGAAGAGATAAACTTCCAGAAGAAACAGAAAATGTCTTGCAGATTCTTATGGAAAGTATTTAATGCGTGGTAAAATTTATTAAGGAGGTGATCCTGATGAAAAAAATGCTGATTTTGTTCTTTATTATGGTGGTGGTAAAGTTTTTTGGCGGGTTTATATATATCCATCCTGTAGAAACAAAGTTACCTGATCAGATATTTACAACAACTAATACAAAGTTTTTTTCCATAGCATATGTAGAGCTTTATAATGATGGAAGGGAAAAAGCGTATATTTTAAAAGGAGCTTTTTCAGCGACATCTATGGGGATGAAGAAAAACAGTATAAATATTTTTGTAAAAGAAAAAGAAACAGTTTATACTTATACGGTTTTGCTTGAAAGAAAAGGAGAACGCTACTATATCCCTGAACATTTATTGATAGCTCCTTCAAATTCCCGTATATTCATAGAAAATTTTGAGTTGAAGTTCAACAAACAGCGAGAAAATTTTGATGAGATGAAAATTCCTAAGCTTCGTGTGAAAGAAAAGGGAATTTATACTTTTGTTCTTTATAAGGGGCAATTTTTGGTAAAAGATAGCTTTAGCGTGCAGGAAGATGTGTTCTTACATATTTCTGCAGGAGAAAGGAAAACTGGTGGATATTCAATAGAAATCGTTGAAATGAAAATAAGTAATTATATTATAACTGTCAAAGGGAATTTTGTAATCCCAGATAAAAATGCCATGGTTACTCAGGCTTTTAGCTATCCTGGTGTTACCTTGAAGTTGGGGAAACTGTCTCCTGGGATTTATAAAATAATAGTCGACATAAAAGGTCTTGGAAAGTTTACAAAACAAATAAGTGTCAAGTGACGGAGGTGTAAAATTGAGAATAAGGGAAGAAATAATAAATGCTTTAAAAAATAATCTTCCAGTAGTTGCGTTTGAAAGTACAGTTATAGCCCATGGGTTACCATATCCGAAAAATCTGGAAATATTTAGGAATCTGGAAAATATTGCAAGAGAAATGGGATGTATTCCTGCAACGATAGGAATTTTCCGTGGAGAAATTGTGGTAGGTTTGACTGAGAAAGAGATAGTAGAATTTATAGAAGATTCCCCTGTTAAAGTTGGAACGCGTGAGATACCATATGTGTGTGCTTTGAAAAAAAGCGCTGCAACAACGGTTAGTGCTACTGCAAAAATAGCGTCTCTTTCAGGGATAAAGGTTTTTGCAACAGGTGGTATAGGTGGTGTTCATAAAGGAGAATGGGATGTATCACAGGATTTATTGGAATTATCTAAAACTAACATAATAGTTGTTTCTACAGGTTGCAAGTCTATACTGGATGTGAAAAAAACTTTGGAGTTTTTGGAGACGTTTCAGGTGATTGTAGTGGGTTATAAAACGGAGTATTTCCCTATTTTTTATAATGGAATTTCTTCGTATAAAATCGATCGAGTAGATTCTGTAGAGCATATAAGAAATATTTATAATATAAAAAATGAAATAAGTATTAATGGCTCAATTTTAGTGGCAAATCCTATACCGGAAGAATATGTAATATCCGAAGATGAAATGAAAAAATATTTGTCTATAGTGGAAAAAGAAATGGACGCGAAAAATATATCAGGAAAGGATGTCACACCTTATACATTGAAGCGTTTGGTTGAACTTTCAAAAGGAAAAACTCTTGAGGCTAATATAACTCTTCTGGAAAATAACGCAAAACTGGCATGTGATATTGCCAAAAGCCTGGTGAAGCTATGAAATTACGTTCAGAAACAAAGCTTAAATATGGATTGATTTTAACGAAAAAGGAAAAAATTTATTTAGAATATCTCGAAAAGCCAATTAGAGATATTCTGAAAATTCATGGTGAAAATCTGATCAACTTTCAAGATGTTCAGATAAAATATCATGAAGATTTGCACACGATTCTTATTAAGGATATTCCATTTCTTGGTTTAAGTGATGAGGAAGAAACAATAGCAGAGTACATAATATACAACATAGATCACACAGGAAAGTTGAATGTTACACCGGAAGAAGTAGCTGAAAAATATTCCTGTGATAGCAAAGATGTCGAGAATATAATAAACATGATTTATGAATTTTTTGCCGAGCAAATACGTAATTTTACGTATGGTGATGTAGCTGATTCGTTTGTTCCTGATGCTGTAATTGACGATGACTTAAATGTCAGGATTACGCAGGCTCCATTGACTTCGAATGAAATAGTTAATGATGCATTAAAAAAGAGAAACGAAACAATTTTAAGGATACTTTTCATATTAGTTGAGGTTAATAGAAGTTTTTTGATTGGGAAACGCAAATTTCCCAGAAGGATTAGCATGAAAAATATTTCGAATATTTTAGACTTAAGCCGTTCAACTGTGACAAGGGCAATAAAAAATAAGTATATTTCTACTCCACGAGGGATCTTTCCATTAAGTATATTTTTTGGACGGAAAGTACATCCTGCGATTTTGAAAATAGCCATTTCTGAAATCTTAAAGGAAAATCCCCATGCAACAGATAATGTAATTGTGGAAGAATTGAGGAAAATGGGTATCGATGTTGCTCGTAGAACAGTATGTAAGTATAGAAACATGGTTAGCAATCAGGAGGTGTGAAATTGAAAGTATTGGTGATTTCCGATACACATGGGTCTGTTACAAGCTGGAGAAAAATAGAAAATCTCGCAAAAGAGGTAGACGAAATTTTTCATCTGGGGGATGTACTTTATCATGGACCACGAAATCCTTTGCCAGAAGGTTATTCTCCAGGCGAACTTGCAGAAGAGTTGAAAAAGTACAACATAAAATACATTCGTGGTAATTGTGATGCAGATGTAGATTTGAAGGTTTTAGGATTACCTGAAATGCCAAGACAGATAATAGAATTTTTTGGAAAATATCGTTTTATGATGCTTCATGGAGAAATAGTGGAGAATGATGGGGTAGATCTTGTTGAATTTGCAAGATTTCATAAAGTTGATGTGATGTTGCATGGACATACACATATTCCGAGTATAATGGAAAAAAGAGGAGTTATAATAGCAAATCCCGGAAGCCTTTCGCTGCCTAAAAGTAAATCATCTCAAAGCTATATGGTGCTGGATGTAGCAGATTTTTTGAAGATAACTATTTTTACAATAGAAGGAAATGAGGTGTTTTCGAAAGTTTTATGATCAAGAGATACAAAACGATTTTGAAAATCTATAGTGTAAAAATGAATGTACAACGGTCCCTGTTTATTGCAACAACCACTCATGTTGAAAGTGTGAATGAAGCAAAGGATTTTTTCAGAACTATTTCTCACAAATATAGAGACGCAACTCACAATTGTCCAGCATATAGAATTATAGAAAATAATGGAATTCTTGAGTTTTCATCAGATGCCGGTGAACCTTCTGGAACTGCGGGAAAACCCATTTTAGGAGTGTTAAAAAAGTACGAACTTTTAAATGTAGCAATTGTCGTTACCAGGTATTTTGGTGGTGTCAAGTTGGGGATTCGTGGTTTAATTGAAGCTTATAGTGGTATTGTTGAAAAATTGATCAACAGTGCTAATATAGAAGAGATGGTCTTAATGCCAATATACAGAATAAAAGTTAATTATGCATCTTACGGTAAAATAATGCAGGAAATTCATAGAAGAGGATTTATTATAAAAAATACAGATTTTGATACAAACACAGGATATATTGAAATCATGGGTACAGGGGATGTAAACGGATTTGATATAGTTAAAAGTGATGTAATATATATAAGAGGAGGCGATTTTAATGATTTCAAAGAGGGCACTTGACACTCCATCAAGTCCTATCAGGCGTCTGGTTCCTTACGCAGATGAAGCAAAAAGAAAAGGTATTCATGTTTATCACCTTAATATAGGGCAACCGGATATAAAAACTCCTAACCAATGGTATGAATATATTGAAAGATTCAAAAAAGATGTGGTGTCATATACCCATTCTCAG
This window encodes:
- a CDS encoding IMPACT family protein, which codes for MKIYSVKMNVQRSLFIATTTHVESVNEAKDFFRTISHKYRDATHNCPAYRIIENNGILEFSSDAGEPSGTAGKPILGVLKKYELLNVAIVVTRYFGGVKLGIRGLIEAYSGIVEKLINSANIEEMVLMPIYRIKVNYASYGKIMQEIHRRGFIIKNTDFDTNTGYIEIMGTGDVNGFDIVKSDVIYIRGGDFNDFKEGT
- the yfcE gene encoding phosphodiesterase, producing MKLKVLVISDTHGSVTSWRKIENLAKEVDEIFHLGDVLYHGPRNPLPEGYSPGELAEELKKYNIKYIRGNCDADVDLKVLGLPEMPRQIIEFFGKYRFMMLHGEIVENDGVDLVEFARFHKVDVMLHGHTHIPSIMEKRGVIIANPGSLSLPKSKSSQSYMVLDVADFLKITIFTIEGNEVFSKVL
- a CDS encoding RNA polymerase factor sigma-54, producing MKLRSETKLKYGLILTKKEKIYLEYLEKPIRDILKIHGENLINFQDVQIKYHEDLHTILIKDIPFLGLSDEEETIAEYIIYNIDHTGKLNVTPEEVAEKYSCDSKDVENIINMIYEFFAEQIRNFTYGDVADSFVPDAVIDDDLNVRITQAPLTSNEIVNDALKKRNETILRILFILVEVNRSFLIGKRKFPRRISMKNISNILDLSRSTVTRAIKNKYISTPRGIFPLSIFFGRKVHPAILKIAISEILKENPHATDNVIVEELRKMGIDVARRTVCKYRNMVSNQEV